The genome window tactgtaattggactcagctatgaagctcgtcactatcttcagctctttatttagtattgttacttgctgagttggttgtactcatactacaccctgcacctcgtgtgcagatctaggtacctccGGACACAGCGGTTGCTAGTTTTTCGGAGCTTTATCTGTGGAGACTATTgtggtagctgcttggcatctaTATACCTTGACTCTCTTCTTTTCAGTTGTTGTACTGTTCTACatttttcagacagtattttttttatcagtcagacattgttatcatttagatgctcatgtactcagtgacatcgggttttgggaatgtatcTTATGTTagtaatttgtgagatttttatatGGAAATTCAAatgttatgatttcaaacttaagagaaaatatggcttattgaggttgtcggcttgcctagtattaagataggcgccatcacgacaggttaggattttaggCCGTGAcaatacctagacaacataagtcacataatcaacccttaaccatctatgaTTCTCACGATAGTGTTCGTTTTAGCCATGAACACcacctggtttcatgagtgcttagagaatgggcctttactttcattccccttgaagcggcttacacttcacactcacataggtgatttctaaatgtgtaatcctatagacacactatctggtcatttcCTGGAAGACTTAgcaaataattaaaaaatctttaagctttattgactcatcaaaaagacTTAATGCTTTACCTTGATTTctaaacattgtcttcatcacgagaatgggttgagttattttacAATATTGAACCGTCAATCATAGCTTTGTTTGATccctttgaacctagctcgtgggatctcaaGTCTACTAGGTAGAGTTGCcaccatgatgacttgtcctaggctTTAATCCCATTCCCTTCGATGAtatttcaactgcctctctagatagacCTTTTGTAAGTATatctgacacgttatctcttgaatTTActtagtcaattgtgataacaccactagagagtagttgtctaaagatattatgtcttcgtcgtatgtgacgagattttccgttatacataatgctccatgccctgcctattgccgcttgactatcacaatgtatacatataagtgccaaaggtttgggccaaaatggaatatcttccaagaaattctagagccattcagcttcttcaccggccttatctaaagctatgaatttaggtttcattgtagaacgggcaatgcacgtttgtttggatgatttccaagacactgctctaaccccaattgtgaaaatatatccacttgtggatttaACTTTAGAAGATCCAGTAATCCAATTtacatcactatatccctcgatcacggagggatatttgttataatgcaaagcataatCTTGGGTGTGTTTTAGATACCCTAAAACTCGTTTcgttgccatccaatgtatttgattgggattatttgtaaaccgactcagtttgctaatagcacatgctatatctggtcgtgtacaattcatgatatacatcaaactttctaatactcttgcatagtccagttgtgagtcacttttaccttcattcttttgaagtgaatagctcacgtcaattggagtcttggcaatcttgaaatccaaatacttgaacttgtcaagtactttttcaatgtagtgagactgtgataatgctagaccttgtggagtcttgtgaattctaattcctaagatcacatcagcaacccCTAAGTCCttcatgtcgaatttgctagcttgcatacgcttagtagcatttatatctgccatatttttgctcattatcaacatgtcatcaacatataaacaaacaatgacttcatgacctggagtgtttttaatgtaaacacatttatcacattcgttgattttaaacccacttgccaacattgtttggtcaaatttggcatgccattgtttgggtgcttgtttaagttcataaagcgacttaacaagtttgcacactttcttttctttaccctgaaccacaaaaccctcaggttgttccatgtaaatctctttctccaattctccatttaagaaagctgttttaacatccatttgatggatttcatgACCATTCACGGTCAgcagtgccactaacaccctaatagatgttatccttgTTACTGgtgagtaagtgtcaaagtaatcaaggccttctttttgtctataacctttgacaacaagtcttgctttatatttgtcaatagtgccatcagctttcattttCTATTTAAAGATCCATTccaaacctaaaggcttattttctagaggaagatcaaccaattcccacgtatggttatccaaaattgattgaatcttaCTATTGACTTCCTCTTTCCAAAATGCTagatcagaagatgacatagctgctttgaaagtttgaggctcattttcaagtaagaatgtcacaaaatctggtccaaaggaagtagatgttctttaaCGTTTACTACGCCTTAGATCCTCttcacttggagtattttcctttggttcttcccgtggtcgtttaggtcttttacttaacgactcacattcatttttatacggatagatgctttcaaaaaaTTCAGCATTTTCTGATTCAATTAtcgtattaacatgaatttcgggattatcagatttatgaaccaatAACCGACATGCTTTATTATTTGTAGCATATCAAATAAAAATACAATccacagtttttggtccgatttttacccttttggttaaaggtacttgtacctttgctaaacaCTCCCATACTTTGAAATacttcaagttgggttttcttcctttccatttttcatatggaatagattgcattttgttgtggggtactctgttgagtattcggttagctgtaagaatAGCTTCCCCCACAAACTCtacggtaatccggaacttattagtaaagaattcatcatttcctttaatttctagtttttcctttccgcaattccattggattgaggtctGCAGGGCGcaatagtttgatggataatttcctattccgaacatatttctgcaaacggagattcatattctctacccctatcacttctaatcattttgatcttttaattcactccacttcattcttgtattgcttaaatgcttcaattacttcatccttactattaagcaaataaacataacaatatcgagtacaatcgtcaataaaagttataaaatactttttcccacctcgagatggtgttgacttcatatcacaaatgtcagtatgaattaagtctaaaggatttgaattcctttcaatagacttataggGATATTTTACAAACCTAGATttaacacatatttgacattttgatttattacccTCGAATTTAGGTAAtacttttaaattaattaacttccgtaaggttttgtaattgacatgtcctaaacgaatatgccataaatcatttgactccaataaataagaagaagctgaaattttattagtATTATCAACAACCATTATattgagtttgaaaaggccctctgtgaggtagccctttccaacatacatttcattcttacttacaacaactttgtcagatacaaatacacatttgaatccattcttaacaagtaaagaagttgaAACTAATTTTTttctaatagtaggaacatgaaaagaacattgttgagcgttaacaccttgccggaagtcatcttcaggaatatcttctcATAACCCTTAATCTTGGTtattgcagtatttcccatgaaaaactcttcttcgggaccagcagtagagtaagttgcaaatgcttctttgacagcacaaacatgtcgagtggctccagagtcaatcctcCACTCTTTTgaatttccaactaggttgcattctgAAAACATTGCACaaagatcatcaatgtcatcactcttctccactatattggcctatccctttttcttatcctttttcggAAGACGAcgatcaggggctttgtgaccagcTTTTCTGCAATTGTAGCAGTAGCCCTTGAATATTTTCTTGTTCTGTTCCTTAGTCTGTCTAGaagacctcttcctcttcttactttttggagtagTATCCTTAATGATATTAGCTCCCATAACTGTTGAATTTCCAAGAGACTttttctcggctgttttgttgtcttcctcaatcttgagacgaattataagatcttccaacttcatttttttgcgcttgtgctttagacagtttttgaaatctctccacgaaggaggcaattttttaATCATTGTAGCCACTTGAACTGCTTCATTTACTACCATACCTTCAAAaataaggtcgtgaaaaataagttgaagctcttgAACTTGGGTTACAATGGTtttgctgtctatcattttatagtctacaaacttggcaaccacaaatattttcaagcatgcatcttcagtcttgtacttttCTCAAGtgtgtcccataattctttcgaaattTTCATAGCACTgtagacattgtacaagtcatcctccaaAGCACTTAGGATGTAGCCTTTGAAAAGAAAGCCTGCCTATtttcacgcctcaacaatcataaacTTCTCATTATCCGGCATGTCGGTGGCAGGCACTGGAGGGTCTTCACTGGTGAACTTCTGCATACTAAGTGtagtaagccagaagaacaccctttgctgccatcctttgaagttggcttcAGAAACTTTTTCCGATTTCTCAACCGGTGGCATAACAGTTCGGCTTGATGAGGCTATCATCATTGCCGCAACAGTCGCAGAAGGATTTccattatcaattgccatttctcactatTAACAACAGAATAGTTCAATTAATGATAAaaaataaaacagtaaataataCTGTAATTAACGATAAACAGTACgattaataaagaaaaaaatgaagtttttatatactgttttatAGAAAATGATGaaatttttatgttcttcaaatcgaaattgaattttaatactccgatgaagtttttatatcttcaaatcagaaataaaaaatttcagaaggagtagaaaatcacacaggttttaatctccaaaaaCAGAATACAAATTACAATATAAAAagtaatttccttaagattgttagacAATCTGTATTACTATAATAAAAAGTGAAATAGTAAATTTTTTGAAACAGAAGAGGAAACAGAAAATTAGCAGCAACAGAATATCGAAATAATGAAGCTGAATCTTAAATATAATTTCGGAATAAAATCGAGCCTACTGAATAcatagtgtgtccttaaggaaattattcccctcaagtacccgaggtgctggaatattatcctcccaggatagaatgatttaactcaccagagtgttggtaccaaaaacgccGGTGAAATAACgaaccactcgaaggctgtaaaccATACTGAAATTTTAATTGttcagaagaaggagaagaagctcAAAAactttcgtaaggaaagattctgggatcaaggcatatttatagccaTTATCTGTCACTATTTCAAAAAAGGTTTGCAACTTTTCAAGAACagtcatggctgttggaacaggtgggAACGTTTTCCgtttgaaaaattaattaaataattgaaaaaaattttgtccaaaaagattaatcaattaatctttgaccgaagccgaagcgGCCGAAGCCAAAGtcgagccgagccgagccgagcgacgacgatggCGGCGTgaggcttactttctttccaacccatttaacatcaaaggaagtgctttctcaatataaacacattttcttttctttccaccaccaatgagggacacttGCTCTTTTCAAAGCAAAAGGGAACTCATTTTCCCTCCACTTTcctccctccattttccattcaccaatCTTTTAAACCCAacaattattttataaaataataacacATCTGTGGTtcaaaagaaatatatatatatatatatatatatatatatatatatatatatatatataatattggtTATACATatacatgtatatgtatat of Nicotiana tomentosiformis chromosome 7, ASM39032v3, whole genome shotgun sequence contains these proteins:
- the LOC138896022 gene encoding uncharacterized protein, which codes for MIDSKTIVTQVQELQLIFHDLIFEGMVVNEAVQVATMIKKLPPSWRDFKNCLKHKRKKMKLEDLIIRLKIEEDNKTAEKKSLGNSTVMGANIIKDTTPKSKKRKRSSRQTKEQNKKIFKGYCYNCRKAECNLVGNSKEWRIDSGATRHVCAVKEAFATYSTAGPEEEFFMGNTAITKIKGYEKIFLKMTSGKVLTLNNVLFMFLLLEKN